The Pollutimonas sp. M17 sequence CTGACTACTCGCTTCACACGCGATATCACGCTGAACATCCCGCTGGTCTCCGCAGCCATGGATACCGTGACCGAATCGCGCCTGGCCATCGCCATGGCGCAGGAAGGCGGCATCGGCATCATCCACAAGAATCTCAGCGCCGAAGAGCAGGCCCGCGAGGTCGCCCGCGTCAAGCGCCACGAGTTCGGCATCGTCATCGACCCGGTCACCGTGACGCCCACCATGAAAGTGCGCGACGCCATCGCCTTGCAGCGCCAGCATGGCTTCTCCGGCCTGCCGGTCATCGAGGGCGGCAAGCTGGTCGGCATCGTCACCAACCGCGATCTGCGCTTCGAGGACCGGCTGGACGTACCCCTGCGCGACATCATGACGCCGCAAGAGCGCCTGATCACCATGAAGGAAGGCGCCACCCTGGACGAAGCCCAGGCGCTGATGCACAAGCATCGCCTGGAGCGCGTGCTGATCGTCAACGACGCCTTCCAGCTGCGCGGCCTGGCCACGGTCAAGGACATCGTCAAGAACACCGAACATCCCTTTGCCTCCAAAGACAGCCAGGGCCAGCTGCGTGTCGGCGCCGCGGTCGGCGTGGGCGAGGGCACCGAAGAGCGCGTGGAAAAACTGGCCAACGCCGGCGTCGACGTCATCGTCGTCGATACCGCCCATGGCCATTCCGCGGGCGTCATCGAGCGCGTGCGCTGGGTCAAGAAGAACTACCCCAAGATACAGGTCATCGGCGGCAACATCGCCACGGCTGCGGCGGCCAAGGCGCTGGTCGAGGCCGGCGCCGATTGCGTCAAGGTCGGCATAGGCCCGGGCTCCATCTGCACCACGCGCATCGTGGCCGGTGTGGGCGTCCCGCAAATCACCGCCATTGCCGACGTCGCCAAGGCGCTGGAAGGCACGGGCGTTCCCCTGATCGCCGATGGCGGCATCCGCTATTCGGGCGATGTGTCCAAGGCTCTGGCGGCCGGCGCATCCGCCTGCATGATGGGCGGCATGTTCGCGGGAACTGAAGAGTCTCCCGGCGAAGTCGTGCTGTTCCAGGGCCGCTCGTACAAGTCCTATCGCGGCATGGGCAGCCTGGGCGCCATGGCCGACGGCTCGGCCGACCGCTACTTCCAGGATCCCGCCAACAACGTCGACAAGCTCGTGCCTGAAGGCATCGAAGGCCGCGTGCCCTACAAGGGCAGTGTCATCGCCATCATCTATCAGCTTATCGGCGGCATACGCGCATCCATGGGATATTGCGGCTGCGCCTCCATCGAGGAAATGCGCACCAAGGCCGAATTCGTCGAAATCACCTCGGCGGGCGTGCGCGAATCCCACGTGCACGATGTGCAGATCACCAAGGAAGCGCCCAACTACCGCGCCGATTAAGGCTGCTTCGGTTCGGCAACGGCGCGCCATGGAAACATGGCGCGCCGTTTTTCTTAGAGTTCCCGTTTGAAGAACAGCGCGCCGGGAATGGGATTGAATACATAGGCCTCGGCCGGTTCGAAGCCCAGCGCGGTATAAAGCGCGACCGCCGCGGCCATGGTGGGCAGCGTGTCCAGGTAGATGCGGGTGTAGCCGGCTTCGCGCGCCTCCTGGCACAGGCGTTCCGCCAGCCTTCGACCCAGCCGCTCTCCACGCATATCGGGCCGTACAAACAGCCGCTTCATTTCGCAGCCGCCGTCTTGAAGGGGGCGCAGCGCAATGCAGCCCACCGCCTGGCCGCCTCGCCATGCCAGGAGTATGCGTCCGGCGGGCGCTTCGTATTTCCCGGGCAGGGCGGAGAGCTCCGCTTCAAAATCCTGGAAGCCAAGGTCGATGTCCAGGCTGTCGGCGTAGTCGCGGAACAGCGTGCGTACTATGGGAAGGTCTTGCGGTAGTCTGGCAGGCCGTATTTCTATGGGAATGGACATGGAAAGAATCGTATTGCTGAAGAGCGGCTATGGCGTTTGTTCCGGCGGCATGAAGTGTTTCAGGGTTCTTCGGATCTCTCGGTTTCAAGCCTTGCGGTGTTTGCCTGTCCCGCCTGGGCTGCGCGCAGCAATGCCTCGGTGACCAGACCGGGCGCGGAAACCATGGCGTCGTGGCCTGCGTCCAGATCCTCCCAGCGCCAGCCGGTACGATTCCGGGCCCAATTGCGTGCATCGTCC is a genomic window containing:
- the guaB gene encoding IMP dehydrogenase — translated: MRLIKKALTFDDVLLVPAYSEVLPRDTSLTTRFTRDITLNIPLVSAAMDTVTESRLAIAMAQEGGIGIIHKNLSAEEQAREVARVKRHEFGIVIDPVTVTPTMKVRDAIALQRQHGFSGLPVIEGGKLVGIVTNRDLRFEDRLDVPLRDIMTPQERLITMKEGATLDEAQALMHKHRLERVLIVNDAFQLRGLATVKDIVKNTEHPFASKDSQGQLRVGAAVGVGEGTEERVEKLANAGVDVIVVDTAHGHSAGVIERVRWVKKNYPKIQVIGGNIATAAAAKALVEAGADCVKVGIGPGSICTTRIVAGVGVPQITAIADVAKALEGTGVPLIADGGIRYSGDVSKALAAGASACMMGGMFAGTEESPGEVVLFQGRSYKSYRGMGSLGAMADGSADRYFQDPANNVDKLVPEGIEGRVPYKGSVIAIIYQLIGGIRASMGYCGCASIEEMRTKAEFVEITSAGVRESHVHDVQITKEAPNYRAD
- a CDS encoding GNAT family N-acetyltransferase; translated protein: MSIPIEIRPARLPQDLPIVRTLFRDYADSLDIDLGFQDFEAELSALPGKYEAPAGRILLAWRGGQAVGCIALRPLQDGGCEMKRLFVRPDMRGERLGRRLAERLCQEAREAGYTRIYLDTLPTMAAAVALYTALGFEPAEAYVFNPIPGALFFKREL